CGTGATAAGGTTGTCAGCATGGTTGTTACGGCTGGATCTCCGAAGCACTACTTGATTGCTGAACAACAATTGCGACCGATTCTTTCTTACATGAAGGCACAGCTTGTCCACACGTACGTCTTTATCGAAGAAAAGGATTTCTACCGCAATGAAATTATTAACGATGATATTATTTTCCGTCTTCAACGTCTGGTTGAAGATACGATGGTCTTGACCGAAACGTATCAAACAATTTGGGAAGCCAAAGAAGCCGAATACGGGTTCTAATGAAAGAAGCGCTGTTGTGGCGCTTCTTTTATTTGGAGAAAATTTAACACAAAGAAACGAATTAGAACTATTCAGCTGTTATATAACAAACTTATATATCGTTATACTGTCTTAAAACAAAATTAATCACACTATCCATTGCTAATAGGGGCGGGCGGTGCTAAAATTAAGACAATTTTTTAGTTTTGTTTGGTGGAGAAAGGAAGCGTAAAGATGACTAAAGAGGCAAAAGAAAAAATTCTAAAAATAATTGAGAAAAATAGCCGTTTAACGAATGTGGATATCGCGGTAATGTTGGATTTGGATCCAATGGATGTGGCGACGGCCCTGAAACAAATGGAAGAAGATAAAGTAATTTGCGGCTACCATACCCTGGTAAACTGGGACAAAGCTGCAGATGATGAAGTCTCTGCCGTCATCGAGTTGAAAGTGAATCCGCAGCGTGGAGCAGGATTTGATAAGATTGCCGAACGGGTGTACCAATATCCGGAAGTGGATGCTGTTTATTTGATGTCAGGCGCATATGATTTACTTGTCGAAATGCGAAAAGCACCGATGAAGGAAATCGCTGGATTTGTGGCGAACCGTCTCTCTACAATCGATGAAGTGCAATCAACCGCGACACATTTTATTCTAAAACGCTATAAAGATCACGGTACCTTATTTGTTTCGGAAGATCGTGACAAACGGATGGTGGTTTCACCGTGAGAAATCCGTTAAATCAAAAAGTTCAAGCAATTAAACCATCCGGTATTCGCCGTTTTTTTGAAATTGCGAATGAAATTCCCGGTGTTATTTCTTTAGGTGTGGGAGAACCCGACTTCGACACGCCTTGGGTTATTCGTGAAGAGGGGATGTATACCCTCCAAAAAGGGTTTACTTTTTATACGGCAAATGCCGGTCTGATGGAACTCCGTCAAGAAATCAGTAACTATCTTTACCGGAAATACAACCTTTCTTACAGTGCGAAAGATGAAGTTTTGGTAACTGTCGGGGGAAGTGAAGCGATTGATTTGGCGTTGCGCGCAATGTTGGATCCGGGCGATGAAGTGATTGTTCCGGAGCCTAGCTACGTTTCATATGTTCCATGTGTCGTGTTGGCGGACGGGGTTCCGGTTACGATTCCGTTGCAGGAAGCGCACCAATTCCGCCTGCAACCAGAAGAACTGGAAGCAGCCATTACACCAAAAACTAAAATGGTCGTTCTTTCCTATCCGAATAATCCAACCGGTGCGATTATGAATCAGGAAGATTTGGAAGCTATTGCAAAAGTGATTATTGATAATGATTTGTATGTCATTAGTGATGAAATCTATAGTGAATTATCCTATCAGGAAGAGCATATCAGTATCGCATCTCTGCCAGGGATGCACGAACGAACAATCGTAATCAATGGTTTTTCGAAAGCATTTGCGATGACCGGATGGCGTCTCGGCTATGCAGCAGGTCCGAAAGTGATTTTGGAAGAAATGACGAAAATTCATCAATTTGCGATTATGGCGGCACCGACTTCCAGCCAGTATGCCGGTATTGCAGCATTACGAGACTGTGACCGAGAAGTTCAAGAAATGCGTGAGAGTTACAATCAACGCCGTCGTTATTTGATGAATGCTTTGAAAGAGTTAAATCTCCCTTGTTTTGAACCTTATGGTGCTTTTTACGTCTTTCCAAATATTTCAGAATTCGGCATGACTTCGGAAGAATTTGCGACACAATTAGTGTTGGAAGAGAAAGTAGCCGTCGTTCCGGGAAGTGCCTTTGGAGATTCCGGCGAAGGGTTCATTCGGATTTCATATGCCTATTCGATTGAAGAGTTGCGTGAGGCCTTCTTACGTGTCGGTCATTTTATCGAACGCTTACGTAATCAATAAAGTTCAGTAAACATGAACTTCGTTACTAAACGTCGTATAATAAAGACAGAAAGGGCGGTCACAATGAAAAAGATATTAATCAAAGGTGTAAGAGGCTACCAAAAGAATATTTCGCCTCTCTTTCCGCCGAGTTGTCGTTATTATCCGACGTGTTCTACTTATATGATTCAGGCAATTGAAACGCACGGTGCGGCCAAAGGAACGTTAATGGGGACAGCACGGATTCTGCGTTGCCAACCATTTGTTAATGGGGGTTTTGATCCCGTACCGAAGAAATTTACGTTACGCAGAAATCCCAACGCGGATGAACAACTCATCGCGATGCGCGAGGAAATGGAAAAGCGAGTAGAGTCTGATTTGAAAAAAATGTCATGAATAAATGGTTGTGTTTATCTATTAAGGATAAATACAATCATTTTTTTTCATTTAGGGAGTATCTTTGATAGGGGCAGAAAAACAGGACTCTCGTAATCTTTCGAGAGTCCTGTTTCATTTAAATTAATTTTTCCCGCTTGCTCTGTCATTTCGAATGCTCCGAATAGAAGTCTGAACCGTTTTAAACATCCCGGCATCTGAGTAGATCAGGACGTTTGAACGATACAACATCATTGAAATGAAAGTGATGAGGACCGTAAAAGCAAACATAACGACCATCGAAATTCCAATTTCAGAGGCGCCGGCTGTTTCAGAGGCGATTCGGAATGGCATAATGAATGGTGTGAATAAAGGAATGTGGGAACCAATTTTAATAATCGGGTGTGTCGTATTCACAAGCGCGAACATCCCACCGTAAAAGCCCATTAAGGCGATAAATACGATTGGTGTAACGGCTTTGGATACATCCTCAATTTTCGAAACAAGTGAACCTAGGAACGCAGCGATAACGGCGTATAGGAAAATTCCCATTACAAAATAGTACATGGAAACGCCGATGACAGCGCGAAGCGTTTGGAAAATATCGATTCCTTCCGGCATAAGATTCTTCACAACATCGAATTGGAAGGCGATGATACCCATCAATGCATAGAAGCCAATTTGTGTTAAACAAATGAAGAAAATCGCTGTGAGTTTACCAAAGAAATGGGTTGTAGAATCAACACTGGATAAAATAACTTCCATAATCCGGGTGCCTTTTTCAGATGCAATTTCTTCAGCAATGATACTAGAGTACGTCATGATAAACATGAATATTGCAATACTAATGGCATAGGCAGCGCCCAACTTGATGCCACTTTCGGTTTGATCACCGTAAACAACATTTCCATCTTCGAAAGAAATCGTGTTTGATTCGATAACGGGTGGGGTGGACAACGTACTAATATCTTCAGCGGACAAATTTAATTCTTCCGCTTGTAATGTGATTTGTAAGTTGGCGAGCAAAGCTTGAATATAAGTCAAATCAAGTGTTTCACTGTCTGATGTATGGATGTAAGAAGCATTGAAAATGCTACCTTCTTGCGCAACCGTTAAGTAGCCGTCCAAACCTTCCAATTCCATTAACTTTTCAGCATCTTCAACAGATGCTACGCCGGATTCAACAGCATAACTCGTGTTCTCCTGTTGCAGAACTTCCGTTACTTCAGGAGAATCAGAGAAGACCGCGATAGTGGGTACTTCGGTTTCGATTGTTTCAATGTATTTGAAAATACCACCAATAATAGCTAAAAGGATAATCGGACTCAGCATCATCGTAACGAATCCGAGTGATTTTACATTTTTACGATAAACTTGCCCAACGATAACCCAAAATTTACTCATGTGTCGCACCTGCTTTCAAACGGAATATTTCATCCAGAGTGGGTGGCTGTTGGCTGAAAGTAGGGATATAGCCATTTTTAGTCACTTCTGTAAAAATAGCGTGGCCGTAAGATGGATCCTCTAAATCCAGAACTTGGAAGCCATCCGCATTATGGGAAACGGTCTTAACACCTGGGAGAGCCAATAGTTGGTCATCGCTTAAGGGTGACTCCAAGAAAAGTTTAGTCCGACCGAACTGCTCGCGAATGTCCGTCACGACACCTTTTAAAACAACAGAACCGTTTCTTAACATAACTAAATGATCGCAGATATCTTCAACGTTATTCATATTATGACTTGAGAAAATAACACTGGAGCCGTGCTTACGTAGTTCCTTGATTCCTTCTTCTAACAGGCTGGCATTAACAGGATCCAAGCCACTGAACGGTTCATCCAGAATAATGAGTTTCGGTTCATGTAGCAAAGTAGAAATGAGTTGGACTTTTTGTTGGTTCCCTTTGGAGAGCGTTTTAACTTTATCCGTTTTCTTACCTTTTACTTGGAACTTATCCATCCAGTAATCGATTTTCCCTTTGACATCATTTTTCGACATCCCGCGTAACTGTGCAAAATAAATGAGCTGCTCTTCAATCGAAACCCGTGGATAGAGTCCGCGTTCTTCTGGTAGGTAACCAATGACATTGTAGTCGTCTTTCGTAAGTGGTTTACCATTCCAGAGGACAGCACCGCTATCTGCAGTCAAAAAATCGAGAATCAAACGAAAGGTTGTTGTCTTTCCGGCACCGTTTTGGCCAATCATACCCATGATTTCGCCTTCGCGAATTGTAAATGAAACGTCATCCACTGCTTTTAGGCTGCCAAAGGACTTGTATAGCTGTTTGACTTCTAACATGTATGTTCCTCCAAACGTAATTTACTTGTAACAACTTGATTATACGCTTAATATGTCTAATTCGAAAGTTAAAACCGAAGTAGTAAAAGAAATAATTTAGCGTATTCGGGTTCTCTTTCGCATCGTAATCATGCGCTATATGGTATTATATTTGTAAAAGGGAGGCTGGCTATGAATGATAAGCTCCCTTCAAAGTAGACACTGAAAAAAACAAACTACTTTGAAGGGGGTTTTTTTCTATGACTAGAAAACATACCGATCCAGAACTGTTACATTTAATTGATTTACACCTAAGGGGTGTTTCTTATCGAACACTTGTTGATCAGCACCATCTCAAACTATCTGATACCACTTTTATGAATTATGTCCATCGGTACCAGGACCATGGCATG
This genomic interval from Jeotgalibaca porci contains the following:
- the yidD gene encoding membrane protein insertion efficiency factor YidD; this translates as MKKILIKGVRGYQKNISPLFPPSCRYYPTCSTYMIQAIETHGAAKGTLMGTARILRCQPFVNGGFDPVPKKFTLRRNPNADEQLIAMREEMEKRVESDLKKMS
- a CDS encoding Lrp/AsnC family transcriptional regulator, encoding MTKEAKEKILKIIEKNSRLTNVDIAVMLDLDPMDVATALKQMEEDKVICGYHTLVNWDKAADDEVSAVIELKVNPQRGAGFDKIAERVYQYPEVDAVYLMSGAYDLLVEMRKAPMKEIAGFVANRLSTIDEVQSTATHFILKRYKDHGTLFVSEDRDKRMVVSP
- a CDS encoding aminotransferase class I/II-fold pyridoxal phosphate-dependent enzyme, encoding MRNPLNQKVQAIKPSGIRRFFEIANEIPGVISLGVGEPDFDTPWVIREEGMYTLQKGFTFYTANAGLMELRQEISNYLYRKYNLSYSAKDEVLVTVGGSEAIDLALRAMLDPGDEVIVPEPSYVSYVPCVVLADGVPVTIPLQEAHQFRLQPEELEAAITPKTKMVVLSYPNNPTGAIMNQEDLEAIAKVIIDNDLYVISDEIYSELSYQEEHISIASLPGMHERTIVINGFSKAFAMTGWRLGYAAGPKVILEEMTKIHQFAIMAAPTSSQYAGIAALRDCDREVQEMRESYNQRRRYLMNALKELNLPCFEPYGAFYVFPNISEFGMTSEEFATQLVLEEKVAVVPGSAFGDSGEGFIRISYAYSIEELREAFLRVGHFIERLRNQ
- a CDS encoding ABC transporter permease, whose amino-acid sequence is MSKFWVIVGQVYRKNVKSLGFVTMMLSPIILLAIIGGIFKYIETIETEVPTIAVFSDSPEVTEVLQQENTSYAVESGVASVEDAEKLMELEGLDGYLTVAQEGSIFNASYIHTSDSETLDLTYIQALLANLQITLQAEELNLSAEDISTLSTPPVIESNTISFEDGNVVYGDQTESGIKLGAAYAISIAIFMFIMTYSSIIAEEIASEKGTRIMEVILSSVDSTTHFFGKLTAIFFICLTQIGFYALMGIIAFQFDVVKNLMPEGIDIFQTLRAVIGVSMYYFVMGIFLYAVIAAFLGSLVSKIEDVSKAVTPIVFIALMGFYGGMFALVNTTHPIIKIGSHIPLFTPFIMPFRIASETAGASEIGISMVVMFAFTVLITFISMMLYRSNVLIYSDAGMFKTVQTSIRSIRNDRASGKN
- a CDS encoding ABC transporter ATP-binding protein, producing the protein MLEVKQLYKSFGSLKAVDDVSFTIREGEIMGMIGQNGAGKTTTFRLILDFLTADSGAVLWNGKPLTKDDYNVIGYLPEERGLYPRVSIEEQLIYFAQLRGMSKNDVKGKIDYWMDKFQVKGKKTDKVKTLSKGNQQKVQLISTLLHEPKLIILDEPFSGLDPVNASLLEEGIKELRKHGSSVIFSSHNMNNVEDICDHLVMLRNGSVVLKGVVTDIREQFGRTKLFLESPLSDDQLLALPGVKTVSHNADGFQVLDLEDPSYGHAIFTEVTKNGYIPTFSQQPPTLDEIFRLKAGATHE